DNA from Paraburkholderia sp. ZP32-5:
GTTGAGTTGAGCCGCACAGCGGTACACCGGCGGTATCGGTCCTCGTTGAAAAATGGTCGCCAGCGACTCCTTTGATGATGCATCTCACTGGCGTCTCAGGAAAACGGTGGTGAGTAATTTCGTCATTAGCGCTCGTCTCTCCAAGACGAAAAATCAGTACCGAGTTATGGGCATCTCTGGAACCGTTGATTCCGGCGTTTACCCCATCGCCCAAAGGCGGTCGCAGACGCACGGTTGATGAGTGGACTGCATTGAACGGCATCCTGTATGTCCTGCAAACAGGTATTGCCTGGGAAGACCTGCCGCAGGAACTGGGTTTCGGTAGCGGCATGACTTGCTGGCAACGCTTGCGGAACTGGCAGGCCCCGGGCGTGTGGGACAAACTGCATCTGGCGATGCTTCGCCGGTTGCGCGAGCATGACCAGATTGACTGGGGACGGGCAAGCGTGGATGCGGCCAGCGTTGCCAGCCCCCGGGGGCAGGAAACCGGCCCCAACCACACGGACAGGGGCAAGCTCGGGACGAAACGACACCTCGTCGTAGATGCCAGAGGCCTTCCCTTGGTGATCACGGTGACGGGTGCGAACCGGTACGATTCGATGGCGTTCGAGCGCACGGTTGATGCGATACCCGTACGCAGTGCCGGGCCTGAGTGGCCAGCCCCGCAAACGTCCGGACAAGCTGCATGCGGACAAGGGCTACGACTTCGCCCGCTGCAGGCAGTACCTGAAACAGCGCGGAATCACCGCGCGCATTGCCCGGCGTGACGTCGAGAGCAAAGAACGGCTGGGCCGGCATCGCTGGGGCGTGAGCGCACGCATGCCGGGTTTGCCGGTTTCGGCAAACTGCGCATTCGCTTCGAGCGGCGTCTCGACATTCATGCTGCCTTGCTCTCCCTTGCTGCTGCTGTTATCTGTTCGCGCTTCGTTGATGACTTGTGTTAGCGGCTCTTATTGCGGGAAGCGGCTACGAAGCGCTCCTGCCGACCCGTGCGAATCGCACGACTACTATCCCTTCGCCGCCGGCGCCGACTGCTCTCGTGCTGCGAACGCACGCGCAAAATCGACAAGGCCTCCCGGATAGACCACATTTCCACGAAAAGAAGTGTCGTCGAGTTCAAGCAGATATGCTGCGGCAGCAGCTTCTATGGCCCAATAGCCGACATAGCTGCCGCCACTTCGTGACTGGTTCAAATGACCGTCCCGGTATCCAGGCGCGTCCTCGAGCGCCGGATACCACTCGTCAAGGTACGCAGAGATATCGGCGATGCTTTCGTCGTCCGACTCGCGATAAAAGCTATTGATAAGAACTCGATACGGCCTATCCTGAAACCATTTATCAACGTCGAATCGTCCATCGATGCCATAAGCGAGCAGATCTTCGTACAGCGTGTCTTGCGCGCAATACCATGGGTCTAACATCCCGGCAACTCTGTGCAGCAAGTCTCGTCTATGGAGCAGATGACATAGGCTAATTAGTTGCATGGCCGCTTCATAGTCTCCGATTTCACCGAAAATAAAGGGAGGAGACGTCGAATCTTTATCCGCGATGCGGCGCAGTGCCATGTACTCCTCGTAGAAGCTCACAACACCTTCTATGTCTCTTTGCATTGGCTGAATGTCTTCGCCACCGGTGTATCGAAGCAGCAATAATCTGAACGCGTTCGTAGCACGAGACCATGCCGCGCCCTTGCGCCGCTCCGCTTCGGTTCCGTTGGCCGGAAGTGTATGGCCCCAAAAAACAACCGATTTCTCGAGGACGCCTTTCAGCCAGCAAAAATAATCCTCTGTCAGAAAACGCTGTCGTCGATTTGCAGCAAAATCGTCCATGACCGAATTCACAAAATTTTCCTGCTAGCCGTCGTTGCTTTTCGTTTGACCGCACAACACGCGGGCCTGGTTACGTGCCTGAGCGTGCTCGTCGCGCGTGTCGAACTTGCGCGCGAATTCCACCAAATCCTTCGGATACAGAAGATGGTCACGAAAAGACGTGTCGTCGAGTTCGAGGAGATATGCTGCGGCGGCCGCTTCGATGGCCCAATAGCCGACGTAGGCCCCGCCATCCGCGACATTGGCTTTCAAGTGACTGTCGTGCCACGAAGCAGCATTCATGGCCTGATACCATTTACCCAGAAACGAACGGATCAGCGAGATACCAAGCTCGTCCGTGTCGCTGTACATGCTGTTGATAAGGTCGCGATAAGATTCGTGAAACCACACGTCGACATCAACCTGGCCATCCATCCCGTAAGCCAGTAAATCTTCATAAAGCGTGTCCCTCGCTCGATAGAACGGATCGAGCATGGCCGTCACCCTCGGAAGCAGTTCACGCCTATGAAGCAAATGGCACAGGCCGATAAGCTGAACCGCAGACTCGTAATCTTCAATTTCACCGAACATAAACGGCGGATAAGAGTCGTTCTTTTCTGCTTTTCGCCGCGCAACGGTATACACCTCGAGACTCATGACCACGGCGTCCAATTCGATGCGCAACAGGCGCAGATCCTTACCGGCCGTGTATTGCAGGAGAAATTGTCGGTACGTGTCATCTGCGACGTATCGTGCGCCCATCGCTTTCCGGGCGTCCTCCCCATTTCCGGTAGGTGGGACATGTTGCTTCCAGTGCTCAATCTCTTTCCTGTTGATGGACGAGAGCCAGGTGAAATACTCTTCGCTCAAAAAGCGTTGACGTCTTTTGCTGTCGAAATCTGCCATTCGCGTTTTCCCTTCGTACACAGACTATTGCAGCCGGACTTTCTTTCGCTGCACAGCTTTGAGCTAACGTGAAAGTTGGAGAGCCACGCAAAGTACGGTTCACTGATAAAGCGCTGGCGCCGGAAAGTCGAAAAATCATCCATCCCAGTGGCCTTGTCCTTTCCTTTTCAACCACGCCACTTTGCGGTTAACGGCTTGTTCCGCTTTCGCTTCATTGTATTGAGTTAGCGCCGGGATATCATGGCCGGCATGCATCATCGTCGACGACTTGTTAGCCGATGCGGTCACCGGCGTAGAAGTCGGCCGCCGCGAACTCGGCCTCAGCGAACAGATGGTTGAGCGCCTTCAGCGCGCGGTAGACAGGCTGGGTTGCGCGCAGACGATTCTGGACGCAATGGGAGGGAGCTAGCCTGGAGTCAGCGGCACAGAACAATGGTGACCGGTCCGCAGACCCGATGCGGTTGCTCGAAGAGCATTGGCCACAGGAGTACCCGGAAGGTGCGGTTGAGTGGCTCTTGATACAACCCGCTCGCGCGCGACGTGCGGCAATGGAGCCGGCTACGGCGCGCGACCATTAGTTCCAGTTAATCCTTGCTGACAAGGAGTTGGAAGCAGCGGTTAACAGTGGGGAGCCGCTGCTAACCGAAACTGATGGCCCCGCTGACCGAAATTAATGCAACTCGGCAGAAACGGCGCGCCGCCCCGCCCCTTACTCCACCGTCACCGACTTCGCCAGATTCCGCGGCTTATCCACATCCGTGCCACGCGCACACGCCGTGTGATACGCGAGCAACTGCAACGGCACCACATGCAGAATCGGCGACAGCACGCCGTAGTGCTCCGGCATCCGGATCACATGCAGGCCTTCGTCGTTGACGATCTTCGTATCCGCATCCGCGAACACATAAAGCTGGCCGCCGCGCGCGCGCACTTCCTGGATATTCGACTTCAGCTTCTCCAGCAGCGCATCGTTCGGCGCGACGGTCACCACCGGCATCGCTTCGGTCACCAGCGCGAGCGGCCCGTGCTTCAGTTCGCCAGCCGGATAAGCCTCCGCGTGGATATACGAAATTTCCTTCAGCTTCAGCGCGCCTTCGAGCGCGATCGGATAGTGCATCCCGCGTCCCAGGAACAGCGCGTGTTCCTTGCGCGAAAACTCCTCCGACCACGCGATGATCTGCGGCTCCAGCGCCAGCACGCTATTCAACGCAGCCGGCAGATGGCGCAGCTGCTTCAGATAATCCGCTTCCTGCTCCGCGCTCAAGCGTCCGCGCAGCTTGGCAAGCGTCGCCGCCAGCGTGAACAGCGCGACCAGTTGCGTGGTGAACGCCTTCGTCGACGCAACGCCGATTTCGCGGCCCGCATGCGTGAGGAACGCCAACTCGGTCTGCCGCACCATCGCGCTGGTGCCGACGTTGCAGATCGCCAGCGTGTGCGTATGGCCGAGCCCCTGCGCGTGCTTCAGCGCCGCGAGCGTATCCGCGGTTTCGCCCGACTGCGAAATCACCACGACCAGCGACTTCGGATTCGGCACCGACTCGCGATAGCGATATTCGCTCGCAATCTCCACCTGGGTCGGGATCTTCGCGACCGATTCGAGCCAGTACTTCGCGGTGAGCCCCGAGTAATAGCTGGTGCCGCACGCGAGAATCAGCAGGCTGTCGATCCCGGCGAACACCTTCTCCGCGCCGTCGCCGAAAATCCACGGATCGAATGCATCGGTTTGCGGGATCGTGTCGGTGATCGCGCGCGGCTGCTCGAAGATTTCCTTCTGCATGAAGTGGCGATACGGGCCGAGTTCGACCGCGCCGCCGTATGCCGCCACCTGACGCACCTCGCGTTGCACGTCGTTGCCGTGGCGATCGGCGATACGCACGCCGTCGAGCGACAGTTCGCAGACATCGCCTTCTTCGAGGAAGATAAAGCGCTCGGTGCTGCCCGCGAGCGCGAGCGCATCCGAAGCGAGGAAGTTCTCGCCGTTGCCGAGCCCGACCACGAGCGGCGAACCTTCGCGCGCGCCGACCACCGTATGCGGCTGGTCCTTATGCAGCACCGCGATCGCATACGCGCCGTGCAATTGCGCGGTCGCCTCGCGCACCGCCGCGAACAGATCGCCGTGATACAGGCTGTGAATCAGGTGCGCGATAACCTCGGTGTCGGTCTGCGAGACGAACGTGTAACCCTTGCCCCGCAGCATTTCGCGCAGCACCTCGTAATTCTCGATGATGCCGTTGTGTACCAACGCGAGCGCGTTCTGCGAGAAGATCGGATGCGCGTTGTCGGTGACCGGCGCGCCGTGCGTCGCCCAGCGCGTGTGTGCGATGCCTGTCACGCCGCCAAGGTCGCTGTCGCGCACCTGGTCGTCGAGGTCGGCGACGCGCGCGACGCTGCGCGCGCGGCTCGGTCCGTTCGCGCCGAGCACGGCGACGCCGCACGAATCGTAGCCACGATATTCGAGGCGACGCAGTCCTTCGATCAGGATGGAGACGATGTTACGTTGCGCAACTGCGCCGACAATACCGCACATGGTTTATTCCTCTTCAGTGCCGGATTCAGGATGCGCGCGTCGTGCGCGCGCCATATCGATCAGCTCGCGATCAGCTCTTCTTCTTGACCGGGCGCACGTAGCCGGTCTTGCCCGTCTGCGTCTTGTCGTTCAACACCAGCGTATCGGCGTCGACGTCCTTCCAGACGGTCGTGCCCGCCGCGATCGTCGCGCCGCGCCGTACGCGCACCGGCGCGATCAGTTGGGTATCGGAGCCGACGAACACGTCGTCTTCGATC
Protein-coding regions in this window:
- a CDS encoding PoNe immunity protein domain-containing protein codes for the protein MNSVMDDFAANRRQRFLTEDYFCWLKGVLEKSVVFWGHTLPANGTEAERRKGAAWSRATNAFRLLLLRYTGGEDIQPMQRDIEGVVSFYEEYMALRRIADKDSTSPPFIFGEIGDYEAAMQLISLCHLLHRRDLLHRVAGMLDPWYCAQDTLYEDLLAYGIDGRFDVDKWFQDRPYRVLINSFYRESDDESIADISAYLDEWYPALEDAPGYRDGHLNQSRSGGSYVGYWAIEAAAAAYLLELDDTSFRGNVVYPGGLVDFARAFAAREQSAPAAKG
- the glmS gene encoding glutamine--fructose-6-phosphate transaminase (isomerizing), with protein sequence MCGIVGAVAQRNIVSILIEGLRRLEYRGYDSCGVAVLGANGPSRARSVARVADLDDQVRDSDLGGVTGIAHTRWATHGAPVTDNAHPIFSQNALALVHNGIIENYEVLREMLRGKGYTFVSQTDTEVIAHLIHSLYHGDLFAAVREATAQLHGAYAIAVLHKDQPHTVVGAREGSPLVVGLGNGENFLASDALALAGSTERFIFLEEGDVCELSLDGVRIADRHGNDVQREVRQVAAYGGAVELGPYRHFMQKEIFEQPRAITDTIPQTDAFDPWIFGDGAEKVFAGIDSLLILACGTSYYSGLTAKYWLESVAKIPTQVEIASEYRYRESVPNPKSLVVVISQSGETADTLAALKHAQGLGHTHTLAICNVGTSAMVRQTELAFLTHAGREIGVASTKAFTTQLVALFTLAATLAKLRGRLSAEQEADYLKQLRHLPAALNSVLALEPQIIAWSEEFSRKEHALFLGRGMHYPIALEGALKLKEISYIHAEAYPAGELKHGPLALVTEAMPVVTVAPNDALLEKLKSNIQEVRARGGQLYVFADADTKIVNDEGLHVIRMPEHYGVLSPILHVVPLQLLAYHTACARGTDVDKPRNLAKSVTVE
- a CDS encoding PoNe immunity protein domain-containing protein, giving the protein MADFDSKRRQRFLSEEYFTWLSSINRKEIEHWKQHVPPTGNGEDARKAMGARYVADDTYRQFLLQYTAGKDLRLLRIELDAVVMSLEVYTVARRKAEKNDSYPPFMFGEIEDYESAVQLIGLCHLLHRRELLPRVTAMLDPFYRARDTLYEDLLAYGMDGQVDVDVWFHESYRDLINSMYSDTDELGISLIRSFLGKWYQAMNAASWHDSHLKANVADGGAYVGYWAIEAAAAAYLLELDDTSFRDHLLYPKDLVEFARKFDTRDEHAQARNQARVLCGQTKSNDG